From the genome of Alicyclobacillus sp. SO9:
TAGTACGCATCTTAACGAGGTTTGTCTCCTGCGGTGACATAATCTCGGAATCTTTCACAGAACACAATCCCCTCTCTACTGTAATCGGATTCTCGGGTCGAGCATTGCGCTAAACACATCTATTAAAGCGCTTGCAAGTAATATGACTGTAGCAATCATCATCGTAGTTACCATAATTACCGGATAATCATCCGAAGTGATTGCAGATAGTAGCGCCGATCCGATTCCGGGCCAAGAGAAAACTTGCTCAATAATAATCGAACCACCAACCAGTAAAGGAATGCGAAATATTAAAATCACGAGTATGGGGCGAAGAGAGTTCCTAAAAGCGTGATACCAATAAACTTTCCATTCTGGTATACCCTTACTTCTGGCTGTTTTAATGTATTCCTTATTTAATACATCTAGCAGTGCGCTACGTGCGTATCTTAAGAGTACCGCCAGCATTCCAACTGACAAGGTTATAGATGGCAATATAAGATTTGGAAGGCTACCTAAAAACGTAGGGCTCTGTTCATTGATCCTTCCTCCAATTGGAAGCCATCCAAGTTTTATGGATAAAATCTGGATTCCAATAATACCAAAGAAGAATTCTGGAATTGAAATACCAATAACACCTATAATTCTAGTCAAACCGTCGACAATAGTGTTTTTCCGAATTGCAGCGATTAAACCTAACAGTATCCCAAAAATCGTTGAAAATAGTATTGCGCAGCCAGACAGTTCTAATGTTGCAGGTAATCTCAGGCGAATAATGCGTGAAATAGAATTACCCGTTGTAATACTGTATCCAAACTTACCCTCCAACAAATGACGTAGCCATGTTAGATACTGAATGTATATCGGGTTGTCTAGCCCCAACTGCTTTCTAAGTGCTTCTAGATTAGCGGAATTGGATGCAACATCTGGAGGCGCAAGGTAACTTACAGGATCACCGGGCATAAGTTTAATCGCCACGAACACAATAATACTGATGATAATCAACATCGGTATAGTTGCAAGTATCTTCTTGACAATAAATGTTGTCATGCCTTATCACCTCGGTAATCTCTAAGTAAAAAACATCTGATAGACTCATTCCATTCGGAAATCCGTATCTTACTGTAAAATATTATTGCAAAGGAAATGACCAAGTATTCCGCCGATACTCATCACGCAAAAGCTTCCCTAATGTTTGGGTCACTTTTGCGTGATGATTCTCCTTTTACTCATGCTTCGTTCAATCAGTTGATGACAAAACTACTGTTTCAACTTCCAACTCATTTAATCGTCCAATTTTGAAAATCCATATTGTAATTGTACCATGGGTTTCCCAATTTCCCTGCCAATTTAACCTTGTTATTATTGACAAAATAAGAGTTACCAAGCATAAATAAAGGTGCTTTATAAAGCGTTTTTTCCTCTAGTTTCTGAAGAGCTAGAAGTGTAGATTTCCTTTGTGCAGGATTGCGAATTTCACTCAGTTTCTTGATGTCAGCATTAAATTTTACCAGGTTGCTCTTCCCCCATATTTTGGTGAAAAAGTTATTTGGGTTTGGAGAATACTCATTATACCAATTTTGAAAATTGAATGCAGACAATCCCTTTAATGCAATATCGTAATTTCTCACCTTAAATAGGTCGTCAGTTGCATTTCCCTGAAATTGTTGCAGGTTAACCTTCATTCCTAGATTCCTCAAATATTGAGCTACGGCCGTCATGAAATTTTTCGAGTTTTGGTCACTATAATAGTAACGCAGTTTAATTGTTTGTCCGAAGTTGAAATGTGCTTGCTTTAGTAATTGTTTTGCTTTTGTAGGATTGTAGCTATAGGTTGGAGCACTTGAATCGTATGCCGCATTCGATGAAGGAACACCCGTATTGTTTATTCGTGCAAGACTGGGATAGATGCTTTTCGCTAATTTTCTTCGATTAATCCCATAGAGTATTGCTTGTCTAACTTTATAGTTAGCCATAGGATCATCGTTTTTATTTCCTTTATCACCTTTGATATTAAAAATTAGATACCTATAATACAAAATATTTATAGGGTGCTCTACAAATCCTTTCACTGATTTTAATCCACTAACTTCTTGTGGATTATTTGTGTTATAAAGGTCCAAATTTCCTTTTTGTGCGGCTAATACTGGGTTTGAAGCTCCACGTATTATAATTTTTTTAATCTTAGGTTTAGGTCCATTATAAGTATTGGAAGGAACTAAAATCGCATAGTTACCGGGTACAAATTTAGATAGTTTGTACATACCATCTCCTATAGGGTGCTTCCAAAAGCTACTCGTTCCAATCTGTAGTGGATTAACATTTTTCAGTAGATGCTCAGGATAAATTGGGAATTGACCCAGAACGTCAATAAAGTCGGCAACTGGCTTGACGAGATTAATCGTTATAACATTCCCGTTGGCAGAAACTCCACTTAGAGAATTAGATGTCCCTGATATCCAGCTTTTTGCCCCTTTAATTTCAGAAAATGAATTGGTATACATCGGGTTTACCAAAGTTGCTTTTAAAACTGTTTTTATACTCCATACTACATCTTTCGCAGTCAGCGGTTTTCCATCTTGCCACTTAAGGTGATTTTTCATCGTTATTTTATACGTGAGTCCATTAGACGAAACACTATAAGACTTTGCTAGGTCCGGTGTTTCTTTGGTGAGTGCTGCATTAGGCAAAAACAAACTTCTAAACATCAATACATTTTGAAGTCCCCCACGATTTAACCAAAGTCCAGGGAACTTAGATCCAACAGGACCACCAGGCGCTCCACTAGATCCTATCCATAGAATGTTTAGTGCATTGTTCCCATTTACAGAGCTGCTACTAGATGAAGTGTTGTTAGGTGAGCTATTAGATTGGGATGAATTTGCTGGCGAACACGCTGTTACCATGGTACCGAGTCCCAAAACTACACAAGCAGTTACTAATTTTTTCATTTTTTCACCTCTTTGCATTTTAGACCCCAAATTCGTCATACTAGACAAAACATTCCGATAAGAAAGGATACCGATTTCCAGACGTCTACTTATACGTATGTTCTACATTACAGTTGTTGTTTTTGAGTATAATAGGAGGTATTATCCTTTGTCAATTATTTTTTTGGAGAAAGAATCTTTTTTTATCTCTAAAATTTAATTCCACCATAAATCAGTGCCTAGAGTCATTAAAACACAGCAATTTTTTAAGGTTCTGAATATCCTGTTTATATACACCTATTCCTTCTATAAATATTTTAAAATAAAAAAGTATATATCCTCTTATTTTATATTTTATAAAGGATATTTACTTTATAAAATTGTTAATGTATGTTTAAGGAGGGAATTGATTGGGCGAAGACGCAAAACTCCGTGACATTTTCGAGGAATGCACAAATTCCCTTTAAGAACAGGAGAATTATGCCGTAGCATTTCAAGGTTTAATAACTAATGATGTCGAGGAGGAGTACAATGCCGGACTCTCAACTGAACTCTGTGCTAGTGAAGATCCACGGATACGCGCACGCGTTTACAAAAAAAGAACAAATTGTGGCAAACTACGTGCTGGAAAACCCAGATGATATTGTTTACTTGTCCGTCATTGAGCTGGCGGAATTGGCGAAAGTCGGCGAAACAACCGTGATTCGGTTTTGCCGTGAACTAGGTTATAAAGGTTATCAGGAATTTAAACTGGCTTTGGCAAAAGAAAGTTCCTCTTCTAATTCCAATGTAGATGAATCAAATCT
Proteins encoded in this window:
- a CDS encoding ABC transporter permease, with the protein product MTTFIVKKILATIPMLIIISIIVFVAIKLMPGDPVSYLAPPDVASNSANLEALRKQLGLDNPIYIQYLTWLRHLLEGKFGYSITTGNSISRIIRLRLPATLELSGCAILFSTIFGILLGLIAAIRKNTIVDGLTRIIGVIGISIPEFFFGIIGIQILSIKLGWLPIGGRINEQSPTFLGSLPNLILPSITLSVGMLAVLLRYARSALLDVLNKEYIKTARSKGIPEWKVYWYHAFRNSLRPILVILIFRIPLLVGGSIIIEQVFSWPGIGSALLSAITSDDYPVIMVTTMMIATVILLASALIDVFSAMLDPRIRLQ
- a CDS encoding ABC transporter substrate-binding protein, with the protein product MKKLVTACVVLGLGTMVTACSPANSSQSNSSPNNTSSSSSSVNGNNALNILWIGSSGAPGGPVGSKFPGLWLNRGGLQNVLMFRSLFLPNAALTKETPDLAKSYSVSSNGLTYKITMKNHLKWQDGKPLTAKDVVWSIKTVLKATLVNPMYTNSFSEIKGAKSWISGTSNSLSGVSANGNVITINLVKPVADFIDVLGQFPIYPEHLLKNVNPLQIGTSSFWKHPIGDGMYKLSKFVPGNYAILVPSNTYNGPKPKIKKIIIRGASNPVLAAQKGNLDLYNTNNPQEVSGLKSVKGFVEHPINILYYRYLIFNIKGDKGNKNDDPMANYKVRQAILYGINRRKLAKSIYPSLARINNTGVPSSNAAYDSSAPTYSYNPTKAKQLLKQAHFNFGQTIKLRYYYSDQNSKNFMTAVAQYLRNLGMKVNLQQFQGNATDDLFKVRNYDIALKGLSAFNFQNWYNEYSPNPNNFFTKIWGKSNLVKFNADIKKLSEIRNPAQRKSTLLALQKLEEKTLYKAPLFMLGNSYFVNNNKVKLAGKLGNPWYNYNMDFQNWTIK